A genomic window from Nitrospirota bacterium includes:
- the xth gene encoding exodeoxyribonuclease III yields MKIATFNVNSIRMRMAAVTDWLAKHQPDVLCLQETKVQDSEFPELALKGTGYHIAYRGMKAYNGVAVLSRHRFDEVSFGLDNGGPPDEERLVRVVVRGIPIINTYVPQGYEIDSPKYAYKLEWFTRLKNYFKNHLSPDRPAVWLGDLNVAPEPIDVHSPEKHLKHVCFHEDARRAYKDTVAWGFVDTFRALYPDRQQFTFWDYLRPDNIEKNKGWRIDHILVTRPLVAQCKEVAVDIEPRRAPKASDHTIVWAEFSGI; encoded by the coding sequence ATGAAGATTGCCACGTTCAACGTCAACTCGATCCGCATGCGAATGGCCGCGGTCACGGACTGGCTCGCGAAGCACCAGCCGGACGTGTTGTGCCTGCAGGAGACCAAGGTGCAGGACAGCGAGTTCCCGGAACTCGCGCTCAAGGGGACCGGCTATCACATCGCGTACCGGGGGATGAAGGCGTACAACGGCGTGGCCGTGCTGAGCCGGCACCGGTTCGACGAGGTGTCGTTCGGACTCGACAACGGGGGGCCGCCCGACGAGGAGCGGCTCGTGCGCGTGGTGGTCCGTGGCATTCCGATCATCAACACGTACGTGCCGCAGGGCTACGAGATCGACTCCCCCAAATACGCGTACAAACTCGAGTGGTTCACACGTCTAAAGAATTACTTTAAGAATCACCTCTCGCCCGACCGTCCCGCCGTCTGGTTGGGAGACCTCAACGTGGCGCCGGAACCCATCGACGTGCACAGCCCCGAAAAACACCTCAAGCACGTGTGCTTTCACGAAGACGCACGCAGGGCCTACAAGGACACGGTCGCCTGGGGATTCGTGGACACCTTCCGCGCGCTCTACCCGGACCGCCAACAGTTTACGTTCTGGGATTACTTACGGCCCGACAACATCGAGAAGAACAAGGGGTGGAGGATCGACCACATCCTCGTGACCCGCCCGCTCGTCGCCCAGTGTAAAGAGGTGGCGGTGGACATCGAACCGCGCCGGGCCCCGAAGGCGTCCGACCACACCATCGTCTGGGCGGAATTTTCTGGTATCTGA